The following are from one region of the Nicotiana tabacum cultivar K326 chromosome 3, ASM71507v2, whole genome shotgun sequence genome:
- the LOC107798435 gene encoding uncharacterized protein LOC107798435: MLERVLQNQEKSDTSMRNITEIVDSHTASIQKLEMQMRDISREQNPKQKGTLPSDTIANPKGRGSGLTSHVMAITTRSGKVLQGGGEQVVEVKESEQGVEVEEPSVVEIEKIPEDVQVQKENREGVKEKVKETPKTLPPIPRPLPPFPQRLTKKADDSKLEKFYDILKQLSYLKDLITKKKTTKNDVVNVTHRISSIIATSTVQKKEDPGAFTIPCTIGVHDFARALCDNGASINLMPLSIYKKAGLGMRRPTSMRLQMVDRSIKRSVRIVDNVLVKVGKFHLPADFVILDCAVDKEIPIILGRPFLATGRALMDSERNEIRFRVNDEEVTFQASKGMKLPHEYEIISVIDVVDKVEDTVEMKME, translated from the exons ATGCTTGAACGTGTGTTGCAAAATCAAGAGAAGTCTGACACTTCTATGAGGAATATAACCGAGATTGTTGATTCTCATACCGCATCCATACAAAAATTAGAGATGCAAATGAGAGATATTTCTAGGGAGCAAAATCCAAAGCAAAAAGGGACACTTCCAAGTgacacaattgcgaaccccaagGGTAGAGGGAGTGGTCTAACTTCTCATGTCATGGCGATTACTACTCGAAGTGGGAAGGTACTACAAGGAGGGGGTGAACAAGTGGTTGAAGTAAAAGAGTCCGAACAAGGGGTTGAGGTTGAAGAGCCAAGTGTTGTTGAAATTGAGAAGATTCCGGAAGATGTGCAAGTGCAAAAAGAGAATCGGGAAGGggtaaaggaaaaggtaaaagagacaCCAAAAACTCTTCCACCTATTCCTAGACCTCTTCCTCCATTCCCTCAAAGACTCACTAAGAAGGCtgatgatagcaaactcgaaAAGTTCTACGACATTCTCAAGCAATTATCA tatttgaaagatttgatcaCCAAGAAGAAAACCACCAAAAATGATGTGGTGAATGTGACTCACCGGATTAGCTCTATCATTGCAACATCCACCgttcaaaagaaagaagacccgggagctttcaccattccttgtacCATTGGGGTACATGATTTTGCAAGAGCGCTTTGCGATAATGGAGCTAGCATCAACTTGATGCCTCTTTCCATTTACAAGAAAGCAGGATTAGGTATGCGAAGGCCCACaagtatgagattgcaaatggtcgATCGTTCCATCAAACGATCGGTGAGAATTGTTGATAATGTACTTGTGAAGGTGGGAAAATTTCATTTACCCGCCGACTTCGTAATCCTTGATTGTGCAGTTGACAAAGAGATTCCTATCATCTTGGGGAGACCATTCCTTGCCACGGGAAGAGCACTAATGGATTCGGAACGGAATGAGATCAGATTCCGTGTGAATGATGAAGAGGTTACATTCCAAGCAAGCAAGGGTATGAAACTACCGCATGAGTATGAAATCATCTCGGTGATCGATGTTGTTGATAAAGTAGAGGATACGGTTGAAATgaaaatggaataa